One Falco peregrinus isolate bFalPer1 chromosome 7, bFalPer1.pri, whole genome shotgun sequence genomic window, GTGCACACTAGCAACTCATCTCACTCCTTTTCTATCTACTTCTGCCAGTTCCCTTACTCTTGGATCTCTTTAGAATAAAAGCTGTCTTCGTACAGCATGTGTGCTCACATGCCTTGCACAGCGGAAACCCCGAGCAGACAGTCTCATGAACAACGCAGATTTAGCAGGTAAGACACTCAGGTTTCTACCTTTGCTTTTTACAATGGAGCTGCTCTTTTAAGTCTCTCTCTGAAGCAGGATCCTGCAGGTCCCCAAGAAAACTGCACTGTAGTTTCACATGATTCCAGATGCAAAGTTGCAAGTAAGGATATACTGAGCCAATGGAAAAGCCTACTCATTCGCAAGAGTAGCTGAGTTAAATAGTAGTAAAATGCCGTAACACTTAcctctttgggtttttattcACTTCTCCTTTAATGGCAACTGTGCATCCCGGACGAAGCGCAGTATCAAGTTTCCCAACGTAAGGAACTCCCTGGAAGTACATCACCAGTAAAGATTTTGACTGTGACTTACTTGTTTCAACATACAAGCTGAGCTTTGCCATGACAGGAAGAAATCTGGCCCACAATTGCAAATCTGCACTTCTAGCTGAAGTTATTCCTACCAACGTGTTCTGGCATAGTAATATTATAGTGGAAAAGTTACACAGAGATAAACATATCAAATTGCTGGGGTTTGTCTTTGGAATACCACCttgattaataaaataaacattatttacaACTACTTCTGCCACCACTAATGGTGGAAGGTGcgggagaaggaaaaaaagaaaacaaaacaagcacaaaacTCTCTGCAGTAATTCAAACCTGTGACACCCTGACCTCTCCTCTCTGAAAGCTTCAGTTATGCTTTAGAGAGTAAGACTCATGCTAGTGTGAGAAGTAGGGTCATTGAGACTCTGTCCTGCCACCAGTTCATAATGAGAGATACtgcaagtattttatttgccttttttttgttttcattgtgttAGAAGTTCCGTTCATTTGTTGAAGTCCACCACTTGACAGTGACAATACTGCACATTATGTGGTTTTGAAAAGAAGACTGAAGGCAGCAGGCTGTCAAGCGACAAGGCAACTAAAATCATGGCACTCACAGCGACTTCGCCTTCTCCACAATTTCTACTTGTATATATTCCTGGCTTCCAACCCCTTTCCAGTGTGAGCATGGGACTTACTCCAGTCCAGATACTGTTCACCTGTACAGCCCTTTGCAAAAAGATAAGCACTCTATCTGTGCTACATGCTAGCTGGGTGCAAGTTCCAACCCTAAGGTGTGATGCTCGCAGCAGCCACGTGATGTGCACACAGGGTAAGCATGGATCTGTCAGCAAGAGGAAGACGTAGCCAGACAGGTTCTGAGATACACACGTTAACATAAGGCCACTTGGCATAGACTGCAGAATACTTCTGTTTCGCAGGCGGAGAAAACTAAGCATGCTtgttcagaaaatgtttttagtgTCATTTGGTATATCAGGTACctccctttttatttctctgtttatggctgtggatgctgtgtTTATCTTTCGGGTTTTCTACATGATTTAACAAATAGGCTCACATTTACtagcagcagaaaagaggaCTACTCTCTACAAAACCTCACTGATGATCAACCCAGAAGATTCTAAGTTTCCTTGTTCTACATGTGTTTCTTCATGAATGACTGAGatggttttatttccccccccttttttttttttcactcttcacATTTGCCACAAGTCTACACAAGACACTTACGAATTGTGAACCATCTGGCATTTCCCCCtacaagagaaaacaaacaacattaACTAGCTTATCAGGCAACAGGGAGATTCATTCAACCTTTTACAACCATacatacattttctgtgtttatcttTGTTACTCCTAGAGATGATGGCTGAGAGCCTTGTAAAgactgcagaaagagaaatttagATGTCACTGCATACATCATAGAACTTTTAACATAAAGTTGGTTTAGAACTGTAAaggatttcttctgctttgaagagtGAACTGTTAACGTGGAACTTGAGGGCTATGGTAAAGAAAAGATAGCCAAACCCCTGCAAACCAGGGAGAAGTCCTGAAGCCAAATTAAGATTTCTAAAGACCATCTCATTCAGTTTGAAACTTTATTTAACAGTCATAGCACTGTTAACCCCTTAGAATCTGTACCCACTGAGCTTTCCTCACTGGGGCAGGAATACCAGGCCAGGTCCACGCAAGGGGCCTTGAGATTCTAAGCAGCCTCCTACatccctgccccttcccatGGGAAGGACAGCTGAGCAACACGGCCGTGCAGAGATACAGTTCCAGCCTAGGCCTGGCAGCTTGTTTCTTTCAATACAAGCCtccattttcctcctcagaAGAGTATATTagaagcaaagacagaaaggaaacaatcacctttctccttcctttcttccccaaaaggaTACAGCATGAGCAACCACAGATTAAAGCAactctgtttcattttgtgattGGGACAGAAACCAACCTACAGCACCTGCTTGCCCCCAGGCTCTTCTCCCAGCCGGTCCTCTAGGACCAGGACTGAGACAGCTTTGCAGTAATGTCATTCTGGCAACATGCCCAAGGCCAAGTGACGAGGCCCACAGATGTCTGTACATGGACTTTGCAAATGATCGATGAATAGACGTATCTATCATGTTCAGACTCCTTTTCCATTCTGGCCCAAATCTCCACCTTCTATCAGCACGATTATTAGCCTGCTGACCCGAGTTAGACCTGACATTTTGGCAGCAAGAGATCCAAGCTTTGCCCACAGCGTAATGAGGATGGGGCAGAAGAGACCCAGAATATTACACAGGAGTAGGTAGGCTGCTCTAGTGAGTGgcaggaagaaagggaaaaggcattCACCTTCTGTACCTCCCTGAAATTTATCACCATCTTTTTCTGTTCTACAAGTCTCACACTTCCAGAGCAGAAGGATCTCTGCTTCTGCACGGGGGAAAGTGTTCGACTCCTCCCTGTTAGTTTACTTTCTctagcagagctggcagctgaaaggaagcacagcactgccttcACTTTAAATTCACTGCAGTTTGGTCCAAGCCACAAAGTCTTTGGAGAAGGACACTCCTTCTCACCCCCCAGAAATAAACGTACACTCCTCTCATCCCTTCATTCAGCAATTCAGTCATTTTAGCAGGAGAACCAGGGTTACGTACACAGGCAGTTCCAGCTGTGGCTGAACTCGGCATCTGGAAGCCAAGCAACAAGTTACAGCTATGGCTGAACTTGTCACTTAAAAGCACTAAATACTGTGAGTTCATTTTGGTGCTCCTGCAATACCTGAAAAGTCTAATCCACTCCTAGACCCAGTATCAAATCAGTTCTTACACCATCTGCCCTGTTAACTTTGAAAGCTGTAAACTTTGCCACCCTTTTGCCCCTAACCTCAAGGCTAAAACGGGAAGACAGAGATCCTTACATAAGACTCACATGTTGaaatgtggggggaaaaaaaagtcttggtAGCGATGTCAGACTGTGTAGCTGCTTTTCCTTACTTCCTTTTCACCACAAATCCTACTCTGTAGTTTAgcaagacagagaaaaggaatCAAACAATTTGTCTATATAActtacattagaaacaaaatctATAGTTTTGATCTGCACTCTGCCATATATTCCAAGAGTATCTATTCTTTCAAGGCTAATTCTGTGGTTGTAGAGCAGCAAGTGCTTCTTGTTTACAGTCACCTaaggagacagaaaacaaaacaggaaaactgtATTAAATGTACATCACACCAGCCATGTGTCAGCCATATACATGTAACTCTGTCTACTGGTCTGGTACAGAAGCATGGAACATCCTAGAAATCTCAGAGCAACCAAGTTCAGCTGATCCACAATTCAGTCTTTCTTTCCATCACAGTGTAGGCGAATAAATCTCCTTCacaaaaatttgcatttcaaaaccCTTTTGTTTCTACACCTGATCATTTACCAATGTGGTGTTACCAATCTACTAGAATCTCTTATTTCAGTCTAACAGAGCAGGACAAACACACCTCACGCGCTCAGCTTTATCCTAAGGTTAGCCCTGCTCACGTACGAAGGAACTGGGTGGAGTAGCCGCTAGCCACAGCAGGAAGTTACCTGCCTACTCACCCAACTTACGAGGAAGGCAATATCAACTTCAAGGTCTGATTTACTTAGCacctctttaaaagaaaaactcctAAACTTTTCTGCAGTTAGACTATACCTAGGTAACAGAAACCAAGGCTTCCAACTATTTATTGTAAGTATACAAAATACCTCTCTTGTTGGCCTGACAACTGGCTATGGCTGAAGAATCAACCCAGACTCACCTGGAATTTATCCTTTAAAATCATGATGACAATCTCAAACGGCTTCCCTTTTTGAAAGGGCATCTCGTAAGTGATCTCTTCCCAGCCCCATTTTTCGCTCTCCAGTGTGTTGCAAACAATGCAGCCAGACCTTTTGAAGCGGGGGTTGAAATGAAATGCCACATCGGCTCGAGGCTTTACACTGCTGCCACACTGTAAGTCCACCTGGAACCTAATCATAAAAGTAAGACAAACCACATTCAGCTCAGTCTGTCAAGGAGTCACCTCAATTAGCGGAGTCTGCTACATTTGTGTTTTACTGTGGATCCTCAGAACAGGCAGACACAATTAATATtcctggagaaggagaaaaaaactcaaaatgtATTTGCCCACTCCTACACATTTGTGAAAGGTTCTCCCATGATTAATTGcaatgaatttaaatatttatgatttatttaatgGTCATCATATCACGCAAGCTGCTCATATACTGTGTTACCTTGTAGTATAGTCTGTTTTAGCTTTGTAATTatattgtttgtttcagtgtaatCACGAAAAGGTTGCTAATCAACCCTGGTTATGTAATTTTATGCCAAGAGGAAAAGAGTAGTTTAAAACTTAAGGTCACTGAGGAGAACATTGTACAGGCAACTAACGAAACAAACTTAAACTCTCCTTGGGCTCTCCATATAAGGGAACTAAATTAAGGTTCAGTGATCGGTCAGCTGTAAC contains:
- the LGALS8 gene encoding galectin-8 isoform X1, with the protein product MMSLDGPQKTISNPIIPYVGTILGGLTPGELIVIHGTVPDDADRFQVDLQCGSSVKPRADVAFHFNPRFKRSGCIVCNTLESEKWGWEEITYEMPFQKGKPFEIVIMILKDKFQVTVNKKHLLLYNHRISLERIDTLGIYGRVQIKTIDFVSNSLQGSQPSSLGVTKINTENGEMPDGSQFGVPYVGKLDTALRPGCTVAIKGEVNKNPKSFVINLKSSGSKDIALHLNPRMKNKVFVRNSYLHDSWGEEEKEVATFPFSPGMYFELIIFCDAHQFKVAVNGVHTLEYKHRFKQLEKINEVEIAGDMKLLDVRSW
- the LGALS8 gene encoding galectin-8 isoform X2, producing MMSLDGPQKTISNPIIPYVGTILGGLTPGELIVIHGTVPDDADRFQVDLQCGSSVKPRADVAFHFNPRFKRSGCIVCNTLESEKWGWEEITYEMPFQKGKPFEIVIMILKDKFQVTVNKKHLLLYNHRISLERIDTLGIYGRVQIKTIDFVSNGEMPDGSQFGVPYVGKLDTALRPGCTVAIKGEVNKNPKSFVINLKSSGSKDIALHLNPRMKNKVFVRNSYLHDSWGEEEKEVATFPFSPGMYFELIIFCDAHQFKVAVNGVHTLEYKHRFKQLEKINEVEIAGDMKLLDVRSW